One genomic segment of Rivularia sp. PCC 7116 includes these proteins:
- the hemJ gene encoding protoporphyrinogen oxidase HemJ yields the protein MAYSWFKAFHIVGIVVWFAGLFYLVRLFIYHVEAEQEAEPARTILKNQYQIMEKRLYSIITTPGMIVTVLMAIGLLSTEPEVLKQPWLHVKLAFVVLLIGYHHYCKRLMKQLAAGECKWGSQQLRALNEAPTVMLVVIVLLAVFKNSLPTDITAWGIFGLVIAMAATIQLYAKKRRQDKEKLEAQVSQG from the coding sequence ATGGCTTATTCCTGGTTTAAAGCATTTCACATCGTTGGTATTGTAGTTTGGTTTGCTGGTTTGTTCTACTTAGTACGTTTGTTTATCTATCATGTAGAAGCTGAGCAAGAAGCAGAACCCGCACGCACGATATTGAAAAATCAATATCAAATCATGGAGAAACGTCTCTACAGCATTATTACCACGCCAGGAATGATTGTAACGGTCTTGATGGCGATTGGTTTGTTGTCAACTGAGCCGGAAGTTTTAAAACAGCCTTGGTTACACGTCAAGCTGGCTTTTGTGGTGTTATTGATTGGTTATCATCATTACTGCAAGCGTTTAATGAAGCAGCTAGCAGCAGGTGAATGTAAATGGGGTAGTCAGCAGTTACGCGCTTTGAATGAAGCACCTACTGTAATGCTGGTTGTAATTGTGTTGTTAGCAGTCTTCAAAAATAGTCTTCCTACCGATATTACAGCTTGGGGTATTTTCGGGTTAGTTATTGCCATGGCTGCTACTATTCAGCTTTACGCCAAAAAACGTCGTCAAGATAAAGAGAAGTTGGAAGCACAGGTTTCTCAAGGTTAA
- a CDS encoding ABC transporter substrate-binding protein/permease gives MKKRRLLLFTVILITSIVFSDYYPINASSVGKETLTMITSPDYPPYEFYQTKNGDRQIVGFDIDIANYIKKELGFKLNIAQSDFNGLIPALQANRADFVMAGMTPTPQRRANVDFSIIYYEAKDTIVASKNSNITKPKDLSNKIVGVQLGTIQEQNAKQISQKFPNIRLKQLNKVPEIVQEIKAGRIDAAIVEDTVALGFVQSNPGLQFNIIPSLENASGSAIAFPKGSQLVKPFNEVLQKMKDNGELERLSKKWFSANPTSENITAPPAKTKDGLNLDFRRILPDLPFILKGIPLTLSFTLSSVFLGLFWGTALSFFKISGIKLLNWFANAYTSIFRGTPLLLQLSLVYFATPQLTGYDISAFQAGVFTFTLNSGAYMSETIRGGIQAVDKGQFEAAMSMGIAYPMMMWDIILPQALKNILPALVNETIGLLKDSSLVATIGVVEILRSAQIVGANKYIYFEPLLFAGLIYYLLVMGLSFAASALENKLRRSD, from the coding sequence ATGAAGAAACGCAGATTATTGTTATTTACGGTAATACTGATAACAAGTATTGTTTTTAGCGATTATTATCCGATTAATGCTTCATCTGTTGGTAAAGAAACACTGACGATGATTACTTCCCCCGATTATCCTCCTTATGAATTTTATCAAACGAAAAATGGCGATCGCCAAATAGTTGGTTTTGATATTGATATTGCTAACTATATTAAAAAGGAGTTAGGTTTTAAACTTAATATTGCCCAATCGGATTTTAATGGTTTGATTCCGGCACTCCAAGCAAATCGTGCTGACTTTGTGATGGCTGGAATGACTCCAACTCCACAACGCCGCGCTAATGTGGATTTTTCGATTATTTATTACGAAGCTAAAGATACTATTGTTGCTTCTAAAAATAGCAATATAACTAAGCCAAAAGATTTATCTAATAAGATTGTTGGCGTTCAATTGGGTACAATTCAAGAACAAAATGCTAAACAAATTTCCCAAAAATTTCCAAATATCAGATTAAAGCAATTAAATAAAGTACCAGAGATAGTTCAGGAAATAAAAGCTGGCAGAATTGATGCGGCAATTGTTGAAGATACTGTGGCTTTGGGATTTGTGCAATCGAACCCAGGCTTACAGTTTAATATTATTCCTTCGCTGGAAAACGCATCGGGTTCGGCTATTGCTTTTCCTAAAGGTTCGCAGCTAGTTAAACCATTTAACGAAGTGCTGCAAAAAATGAAGGATAATGGTGAATTGGAAAGGTTGAGTAAAAAGTGGTTTTCTGCAAATCCTACATCAGAAAACATTACTGCACCGCCTGCTAAAACTAAAGACGGATTAAATTTAGATTTTCGGCGAATTCTTCCTGATTTACCTTTTATTCTGAAAGGGATTCCCTTAACTCTATCATTTACTTTATCATCAGTATTCCTCGGTTTATTCTGGGGAACAGCCCTATCTTTCTTCAAGATTTCTGGAATTAAATTACTTAACTGGTTTGCTAATGCGTATACTTCTATTTTTCGAGGTACACCATTACTTTTACAGCTATCTTTAGTGTATTTTGCCACACCTCAATTAACGGGATACGATATTTCTGCTTTTCAAGCTGGCGTATTTACTTTTACGTTAAATTCTGGTGCTTATATGTCAGAAACAATTCGGGGTGGAATCCAAGCTGTAGACAAAGGACAGTTTGAAGCAGCAATGTCTATGGGTATTGCTTATCCAATGATGATGTGGGACATAATATTGCCACAGGCATTAAAGAACATTTTACCTGCATTAGTAAATGAAACTATCGGACTATTAAAAGATTCTTCTCTAGTTGCAACAATTGGTGTAGTTGAGATATTACGTAGCGCTCAAATTGTGGGAGCAAACAAGTATATTTATTTTGAACCGTTATTGTTTGCCGGATTAATTTATTACCTTTTAGTCATGGGTTTATCTTTTGCTGCTTCTGCTTTGGAAAATAAATTGAGAAGAAGCGATTGA
- the ung gene encoding uracil-DNA glycosylase, translated as MIESQLPNSWKIALAEEFDKPYFKELQKFIEEERKSKVIYPPQEDVFATFELTPLEKVNVLILGQDPYHGENQAHGLCFSVKPGVKIPPSLVNIYKELKDDVGFDIPNHGYLVAWAKQGILMINAVLTVEAHTPNSHKNKGWETFTDAVICKVNQKEEPVIFVLWGGYAKKKLKLIDTNRHTVIQSAHPSPLSARNGFFGSKPFSKINSALRQAGKPEINFQLPLISQQRAVSS; from the coding sequence ATGATAGAATCTCAACTTCCTAATTCTTGGAAAATAGCCCTTGCTGAAGAATTTGATAAACCTTACTTTAAAGAACTGCAAAAATTTATCGAAGAAGAAAGAAAATCTAAAGTCATTTATCCTCCACAAGAAGATGTATTTGCAACATTTGAACTTACACCTTTAGAAAAAGTAAATGTTTTAATACTCGGACAAGACCCCTATCATGGTGAGAATCAAGCACATGGATTATGCTTTTCGGTAAAACCTGGTGTCAAAATTCCACCTTCCTTAGTTAATATTTATAAGGAACTCAAAGATGATGTCGGGTTTGATATCCCCAATCACGGATATCTCGTAGCTTGGGCAAAGCAAGGTATTTTGATGATTAATGCTGTATTAACTGTAGAAGCACATACACCAAATTCCCATAAAAATAAAGGCTGGGAAACTTTCACCGATGCAGTTATTTGTAAAGTTAATCAAAAAGAAGAACCTGTAATTTTTGTGCTTTGGGGTGGTTATGCCAAAAAGAAGCTGAAATTAATCGATACGAATCGTCACACAGTTATTCAATCAGCACATCCCTCTCCACTATCTGCTCGTAACGGCTTTTTTGGTAGCAAACCTTTTTCAAAAATCAATTCTGCACTGCGTCAGGCAGGTAAACCAGAAATCAATTTTCAGTTACCATTAATTAGTCAGCAGCGAGCAGTTAGCAGTTAA
- the tilS gene encoding tRNA lysidine(34) synthetase TilS, whose product MVWTSLHANIHRTIRSRGLLQRNQRLLIAVSGGQDSLCLTQLLLDLQPKWGWHLAIAHCDHCWRDDSQANANHVERLAGEWGIPFYLETASQSLISEAAARNWRYQVLQRIANQNNYQCIITGHTATDRAETLLYNLMRGSGADGLQALTWQRRLSVDGEVMLVRPLLEVTRTQTGKFCQDFQLQIWEDSTNQELKYARNRIRQELMPYLQEKFNPKVESNLARTAELLQAEVEYLEQAAEELRKNAEIIDEQGDSETLLRLNRQILRKAPLALQRRTIRQVLLKIILNAPSFEHIEKLVGLIGAANRSQTDPFPGGAVAVVEGEFILLKKKMKDKG is encoded by the coding sequence ATGGTGTGGACTTCCTTACATGCAAATATACATCGGACTATCCGTTCCCGTGGTTTATTACAGCGCAATCAAAGATTGTTAATTGCAGTTTCTGGGGGACAAGATTCTCTGTGCTTAACTCAATTATTGTTAGACTTACAGCCGAAATGGGGATGGCATCTGGCTATTGCTCATTGCGACCATTGTTGGCGGGATGACTCGCAAGCAAATGCCAATCATGTAGAACGGCTCGCAGGTGAATGGGGTATACCTTTTTACTTAGAAACTGCTTCTCAGTCGTTGATAAGTGAAGCAGCAGCAAGAAATTGGCGCTATCAAGTTTTACAGCGAATCGCCAATCAAAATAATTATCAATGCATTATTACAGGACATACTGCCACAGATAGAGCAGAAACTTTACTTTATAATTTAATGCGCGGTAGCGGTGCGGATGGTTTACAGGCTTTAACTTGGCAGCGTCGGCTTAGTGTTGATGGTGAAGTGATGCTTGTACGTCCGCTTTTAGAAGTAACTCGGACGCAAACGGGTAAATTTTGTCAAGATTTTCAACTGCAAATTTGGGAAGATTCGACAAATCAAGAATTAAAATATGCTCGCAATCGTATTCGTCAGGAATTGATGCCATATTTGCAGGAAAAATTTAATCCGAAAGTAGAGTCAAATTTAGCTCGCACAGCAGAACTTTTACAAGCAGAAGTTGAATATTTAGAACAAGCTGCTGAAGAATTACGAAAAAATGCTGAGATTATAGATGAGCAGGGAGATTCCGAGACGCTATTACGTTTGAATCGTCAAATATTGCGGAAAGCTCCACTGGCTTTGCAGCGTCGAACTATACGTCAAGTTTTACTGAAAATAATCTTAAATGCTCCAAGTTTTGAGCATATAGAGAAATTGGTGGGTTTGATTGGGGCAGCGAATCGCTCGCAAACTGACCCATTTCCTGGGGGTGCTGTAGCTGTAGTAGAAGGTGAATTTATTCTATTGAAAAAAAAGATGAAGGATAAAGGATAA
- a CDS encoding response regulator transcription factor, whose amino-acid sequence MPFKILVVDDDLGTRLSISDYLELSGYQVITANDGQQGLVLVNKHHPDLIVTDIIMPQMNGYELVRQVRQQVHFRLLPVILLTARTQTQERILGYQSGCDLYLPKPFELEELAAAINNLLERSQIIQSEYKSSLQENLQKADYIDETELSDRQRTQLHESLTNREREVLEILTHGFSNAEIGDRLHLSPRTVEKYVSSLLRKTDTSNRAELVRFAMEHNLVE is encoded by the coding sequence ATGCCCTTCAAAATCCTTGTAGTGGATGATGATTTAGGTACTCGTCTTTCTATTAGCGACTATCTAGAATTATCTGGCTACCAAGTAATCACAGCTAACGATGGTCAACAAGGTTTGGTTTTGGTAAATAAACACCATCCAGACTTAATTGTGACCGACATCATTATGCCGCAAATGAATGGGTACGAACTTGTGCGTCAGGTGCGTCAACAAGTTCATTTTCGTTTGTTGCCCGTTATTTTGTTAACAGCGAGAACCCAAACACAAGAAAGAATTTTGGGCTATCAGTCCGGATGCGATTTATATTTACCTAAACCTTTTGAACTTGAAGAGTTAGCAGCTGCTATTAATAATCTTTTAGAACGAAGTCAAATTATTCAATCTGAATATAAATCATCATTACAAGAAAATCTTCAAAAAGCTGATTATATTGATGAAACCGAACTTTCCGATCGCCAGAGAACTCAATTGCATGAATCTCTTACTAATAGAGAACGGGAAGTTTTAGAGATTTTGACTCATGGATTTTCCAATGCTGAAATAGGCGATCGCCTTCATTTAAGTCCTCGAACTGTAGAAAAATATGTAAGTAGCTTGTTGAGAAAAACCGATACCAGTAATCGAGCCGAATTAGTACGTTTTGCGATGGAACATAATCTAGTGGAGTAA
- the hmpF gene encoding pilus motility taxis protein HmpF, translating into MLYLAEVQKQKGGLLGSGAKTELKLLACQRNDQSWNTVSEEVITADEASKLNDGALVLAELNANRQVQRIQEAGRPLVNILQNFSRQLEKFKLKEEEIDQWKESLTFQGQEISRREMDLEAREEEARQIQEEAQQIDAKLQEVENSRQEIQSLQEEIERNREELEGAWEHLRGEQRRLEEFQAEVSQGAVLDEEQAKAIGDLLEKLSDNIAPTQSVREHLDNAFEMVEKQQAILNPHFELLENQKTEANEQQAEIERLSQELHEANSSLQLAEDSLCQQTAELKLSTASLESKQEAMQMLQEQLQERQELTEHVNSFSKSPSAGEEAFVLDFDEEDLKSLSTEELQQTVEDLQEKLKIDSSFVEEQEQELNYKQRTIDELQEKISSASEEERTPFEEELTDEKDSYEMLNETLVGQRRSLVERQESLEKHQNVLSKRQQQANAQSQVDLSPIVKQIEAQKQKYSEQLEKLEAQAEQIRNSIEQTQEAITVQTQERDTKREALQAMEENFSALQTTNAQLWAKVNLYAEALEPIQDSLESLRHKLQAINDALTQIQETGDYQLQAITDMRSSIENLISQ; encoded by the coding sequence GTGCTGTATTTAGCTGAAGTACAAAAACAAAAGGGTGGCTTGCTTGGTAGTGGAGCCAAAACCGAATTAAAACTGCTGGCTTGTCAACGCAATGACCAAAGTTGGAATACGGTAAGTGAGGAAGTAATTACTGCTGATGAAGCGAGTAAATTAAATGATGGCGCACTTGTATTAGCTGAACTGAATGCAAATCGTCAAGTACAGAGAATCCAAGAAGCTGGTCGTCCTCTAGTAAATATCTTGCAGAATTTTTCCCGTCAATTGGAAAAGTTCAAATTAAAAGAAGAAGAAATAGACCAGTGGAAAGAGTCACTGACATTTCAAGGACAGGAAATAAGCCGCCGAGAAATGGATTTGGAAGCGCGGGAAGAAGAAGCCCGACAAATCCAAGAAGAAGCCCAACAAATAGATGCCAAGCTTCAGGAAGTTGAAAATTCCCGTCAGGAAATTCAAAGCTTACAAGAAGAAATCGAGCGCAACCGTGAAGAACTTGAAGGTGCTTGGGAGCATTTACGTGGCGAACAGCGTCGCTTAGAAGAATTTCAGGCAGAAGTCAGTCAGGGAGCGGTTTTAGATGAGGAACAAGCAAAGGCGATCGGCGATTTATTAGAAAAGCTCTCTGATAATATTGCTCCTACGCAAAGCGTTCGCGAACATCTCGATAATGCATTCGAGATGGTAGAGAAACAGCAAGCCATCCTTAATCCTCATTTTGAACTACTTGAAAACCAAAAAACTGAAGCTAACGAGCAACAAGCAGAAATCGAGCGCTTGTCACAGGAACTCCACGAAGCTAATTCTTCTTTGCAGCTAGCTGAAGATTCTCTTTGCCAACAGACAGCAGAGTTGAAACTAAGTACTGCCTCTCTGGAGAGCAAACAAGAAGCAATGCAGATGCTGCAAGAGCAATTGCAGGAAAGGCAAGAGTTAACAGAGCATGTTAATTCTTTTTCTAAAAGTCCCAGTGCTGGCGAAGAAGCTTTTGTTCTGGATTTTGATGAGGAAGATTTAAAATCTTTATCTACAGAAGAACTTCAGCAAACAGTTGAAGATTTGCAGGAAAAATTAAAAATTGATTCTAGTTTTGTTGAAGAACAAGAACAGGAACTCAATTATAAACAGCGAACTATAGACGAACTGCAAGAAAAGATAAGTTCAGCTTCTGAAGAAGAACGTACCCCATTTGAAGAGGAACTGACAGACGAAAAAGACAGCTACGAGATGCTCAACGAAACTTTAGTTGGTCAGCGTCGTAGCTTGGTAGAACGTCAAGAATCCCTAGAAAAGCATCAAAATGTTCTGTCTAAGCGGCAACAACAAGCAAACGCGCAAAGCCAAGTTGATTTAAGTCCGATAGTCAAGCAAATCGAAGCTCAGAAACAGAAGTATTCCGAACAACTAGAGAAACTAGAAGCCCAAGCAGAGCAAATACGCAATAGTATTGAGCAAACACAGGAAGCAATTACAGTTCAAACTCAAGAACGGGATACTAAACGTGAGGCATTACAAGCAATGGAGGAAAATTTTTCCGCATTGCAAACCACAAATGCTCAACTCTGGGCTAAAGTTAATCTTTACGCAGAAGCGCTTGAGCCAATACAGGATTCTTTAGAAAGTTTGCGACATAAATTGCAAGCTATCAATGATGCTTTAACGCAAATACAGGAAACTGGAGATTATCAACTCCAAGCAATTACAGATATGCGTTCTTCTATCGAAAATTTGATCTCTCAGTAA
- a CDS encoding DUF6671 family protein, producing MDSQTFFENRIAVLATMHKKERVIAPLLDKELGIKVTVPQNFNTDKFGSFTREIERSGSQIEAARLKAQQALLVTGESLAIASEGSFAPHPSLPYIPCNRELVILIDLKNDLEIIGEELSTDTNHNHLKVSNIQQALEFADKVGFPQHGLVVMLNDYPENNEEIIKGINTEAALTEAINSALKKSSNGAVHLETDMRAMYNPTRMKNIGKATLNLIEKINSLCPNCSTPGFDIVQQIPGLPCEWCSAPTTLTKSVIYKCQKCGFRKEKSSPQGKQFAEPAQCIYCNP from the coding sequence ATGGATAGTCAGACATTCTTTGAAAACCGAATTGCCGTACTCGCTACCATGCATAAAAAAGAGAGGGTAATTGCTCCGCTCTTGGATAAAGAATTAGGTATAAAAGTAACAGTACCGCAAAATTTCAATACTGATAAATTTGGCTCTTTTACAAGAGAAATAGAACGTTCGGGAAGTCAAATAGAAGCTGCAAGATTGAAAGCACAACAAGCACTTTTAGTGACAGGTGAAAGTTTAGCGATCGCCAGCGAAGGAAGTTTTGCTCCTCATCCTTCTTTACCTTATATTCCCTGCAATCGAGAACTTGTAATTTTGATAGATCTAAAAAATGATTTAGAAATCATTGGGGAAGAATTATCTACAGATACAAATCACAATCATTTAAAAGTTAGTAATATCCAACAAGCTTTAGAATTTGCGGACAAAGTTGGCTTTCCCCAACATGGTTTGGTTGTAATGTTAAACGACTATCCTGAAAATAACGAAGAGATAATTAAAGGAATTAATACAGAAGCAGCATTAACTGAAGCAATAAATAGTGCCTTGAAAAAATCATCAAATGGCGCAGTGCATCTCGAAACTGATATGCGAGCAATGTACAATCCTACGAGAATGAAGAATATAGGAAAAGCGACTTTAAACCTGATTGAAAAAATTAACAGCCTTTGTCCAAATTGTTCAACACCTGGTTTCGATATTGTTCAACAAATTCCGGGATTGCCGTGTGAATGGTGTAGCGCTCCCACAACTTTAACGAAGTCTGTAATTTATAAGTGTCAAAAATGTGGTTTCAGGAAAGAAAAATCATCTCCCCAAGGTAAGCAGTTTGCAGAGCCTGCTCAATGTATATACTGCAATCCTTAA
- a CDS encoding peptidoglycan-binding protein, whose translation MILSPVQIKQPTLKFGNSGDSVKKLQEFLIKRVPDVENIVINGVFDEITLLAVEIFQYRTFLKQDGIVGVVTWEALYIGQRPDLPLLYVGSYCDDVAKIQSVLKFSPFIQETLGFDGYYFGKIDGVFGYQTQAAVKSFQKHKQIVVDGAIGSQTWDYLMEFAALISHFSL comes from the coding sequence ATGATTCTAAGTCCCGTTCAAATCAAACAACCTACCTTAAAATTCGGTAATAGTGGGGATTCAGTTAAAAAATTGCAAGAATTCTTAATTAAAAGAGTTCCTGACGTTGAGAATATCGTAATTAATGGTGTATTTGATGAAATAACTTTACTAGCAGTAGAAATTTTTCAGTATCGTACCTTTTTAAAGCAAGATGGTATTGTTGGAGTTGTAACTTGGGAAGCACTTTACATCGGTCAACGTCCGGATTTACCATTGCTATATGTGGGTAGCTACTGTGATGATGTTGCTAAAATCCAAAGCGTTCTTAAATTTTCCCCCTTCATTCAAGAAACTTTAGGCTTCGACGGTTACTACTTTGGAAAGATTGATGGTGTATTCGGGTATCAAACCCAAGCAGCAGTAAAATCTTTTCAAAAGCACAAGCAAATTGTTGTAGATGGAGCTATTGGTTCTCAAACTTGGGATTATCTGATGGAATTTGCTGCATTAATTAGTCATTTTAGTTTATAG
- a CDS encoding amino acid ABC transporter ATP-binding protein — MKKPIILTESLCKSFGSLDVLKDISTEIYQGEVVAILGPSGSGKSTFLRCINLLEIPTSGKVYFHDEETTHPKTNIAKIRQRLVMVFQHFNLFPHMTVLQNITYAPIKVKNLDKKQAGMKAIELLEKVGLAEKADAYPARLSGGQKQRVAIARALAMEPEMILFDEPTSALDPEMVKDVLEVMKNLANTGFTLAIVTHEMGFAREVASRIMFLDKGYLAEDAPPKDFFNNPKCDRAKQFLEKML, encoded by the coding sequence ATGAAAAAACCCATCATCCTTACAGAGTCATTGTGTAAATCATTTGGAAGTCTTGATGTCCTCAAAGATATTTCTACAGAGATTTATCAAGGTGAAGTGGTTGCTATTTTAGGTCCTTCTGGTTCGGGTAAATCTACTTTTTTGCGATGCATCAATTTATTGGAAATCCCTACTTCAGGAAAGGTTTATTTTCATGATGAAGAAACAACTCATCCTAAAACTAACATTGCTAAAATTCGACAGCGCTTGGTAATGGTGTTTCAGCATTTTAATTTGTTTCCCCATATGACGGTGCTACAAAACATTACTTATGCACCTATTAAGGTAAAAAATTTAGATAAGAAGCAAGCTGGGATGAAAGCTATTGAATTACTAGAAAAAGTCGGCTTGGCTGAAAAAGCTGATGCTTATCCAGCAAGACTTTCGGGAGGGCAGAAGCAGCGCGTGGCTATAGCACGGGCTTTAGCTATGGAACCGGAAATGATTTTGTTTGATGAACCCACCTCCGCTTTAGATCCAGAAATGGTTAAAGATGTATTAGAGGTAATGAAAAATTTGGCAAACACGGGATTTACTTTGGCTATAGTTACTCATGAAATGGGTTTTGCAAGAGAAGTTGCGAGCCGAATCATGTTTCTCGACAAGGGATATTTAGCTGAAGATGCTCCACCAAAGGATTTTTTCAACAATCCAAAGTGCGATCGCGCTAAACAATTTCTAGAAAAAATGCTCTAA
- a CDS encoding Rieske 2Fe-2S domain-containing protein yields MQSEFNFFGHWYPVSPVEDIDPKKPTAVTVLGLRLVIWKPKLSDYRVFLDKCPHRLAPLSEGRVDEKTGNLMCSYHGWEFDAEGICTRIPQAENPQLVTKNQKNLCAVSLPVRQENDLLWVWLDANSPQLANDTPLPLSPQVDANKGFVWSSYVRDLEYDWQTLVENVADPSHVPFTHHGVQGNREQASPVILQIVKSTANLIEATSSGRFQTTITFEPPCRLEYTIRVGDEGKQLGLVTYCIPTYPGKSRIVAQFTRNFATNLNRIIPRWWSHIKIRNKVLDGDMILLHQQEHFLQERQSQESWKTAYQLPTSADRLIIEFRNWFDKYSQGKLPWDEVGIQVPQNCTLTINENRQQLLDRYKQHTQNCSSCRKALKNSQRLQVFLVAYFAILISVIAILPDTFRTQFGLPLMLTGLVSLVAFAWLKFWLIPQFIFQDYLHPEKD; encoded by the coding sequence ATGCAATCAGAATTCAACTTCTTTGGGCATTGGTATCCAGTTTCCCCTGTCGAAGATATTGACCCCAAAAAACCAACAGCAGTAACTGTTTTAGGACTTCGTTTAGTCATCTGGAAGCCAAAATTATCCGATTACCGGGTATTTTTAGATAAATGTCCCCATCGTCTCGCACCTTTGAGTGAGGGAAGGGTTGATGAAAAAACCGGTAACTTGATGTGCAGCTATCACGGTTGGGAATTTGATGCAGAAGGAATTTGTACCCGCATTCCCCAGGCTGAGAATCCACAACTAGTTACGAAAAATCAAAAAAATCTTTGCGCTGTTAGTTTACCTGTACGTCAAGAAAATGACTTATTGTGGGTTTGGCTCGATGCAAATTCTCCACAATTAGCGAACGATACCCCTTTACCTCTGTCACCTCAAGTTGATGCAAATAAAGGTTTTGTTTGGTCTTCTTACGTCCGCGATTTAGAATATGATTGGCAAACACTTGTTGAAAATGTCGCAGATCCTAGTCACGTTCCTTTTACCCATCATGGAGTACAAGGTAATCGCGAGCAAGCTTCACCTGTCATCCTCCAAATTGTTAAATCAACAGCAAATTTAATTGAAGCGACTTCTTCAGGAAGATTTCAAACCACTATTACCTTTGAACCACCTTGCCGTTTGGAATATACAATCCGTGTGGGTGACGAAGGTAAGCAACTCGGACTTGTTACCTACTGCATACCTACTTACCCTGGTAAATCTAGAATTGTCGCCCAATTTACCCGTAACTTTGCTACCAATCTCAATCGGATAATACCGCGTTGGTGGAGTCATATCAAAATTAGAAATAAAGTCCTTGACGGTGACATGATTCTGCTGCATCAACAAGAGCATTTTCTCCAAGAAAGACAATCGCAAGAAAGTTGGAAAACTGCTTATCAACTACCAACAAGTGCAGATCGCTTAATAATTGAATTTCGTAACTGGTTTGATAAATATTCTCAAGGTAAGCTTCCTTGGGATGAAGTTGGAATCCAAGTTCCACAAAATTGTACGTTGACAATAAATGAAAACCGTCAACAATTACTTGACCGTTACAAACAACATACTCAAAATTGTAGTAGCTGTAGAAAAGCGCTGAAAAATTCACAGCGTTTGCAAGTATTTTTAGTTGCATATTTTGCCATTCTTATTTCCGTAATTGCTATTCTTCCCGATACATTTAGAACTCAGTTCGGCTTACCTTTAATGCTGACTGGATTAGTGAGTCTAGTAGCTTTTGCTTGGCTTAAATTTTGGCTAATTCCTCAATTTATTTTTCAGGATTATCTACATCCTGAAAAAGATTAA